The Roseovarius indicus genome has a segment encoding these proteins:
- a CDS encoding acyl-CoA dehydrogenase family protein encodes MDFALTEEQQAIKDAIERICGDFGDEYWLQKDREGGFPLDFYDALAREGWLGICTAEAQGGAGLGVTEAAIMMRSIAESGAGLSGASSVHINIFGLKPVDVFGTEDQKNRMVRPMAEGREKACFGVTEPNTGLNTTQLKLRAERRGDRYVVNGQKVWISTAQVADNILLLARTTPLEEVRRPTEGLSMFYTPIDRNRITVSEIEKMGRKAVDSNELFFEDFEIPESDRIGEEGEGFRYILDGMNPERILIAAEAIGLGFAALAKATAYACDRNVFNRPIGKNQAIQHPLAVCRSELEAAWLVTLKAAWEYDHDLPCGAAANMAKYLAGEAGFNACQQAVMTHGGFGYAKEYHVERYLRESLIPRIAPVSPQLALCYIAERVLGLPKSY; translated from the coding sequence ATGGATTTCGCACTTACCGAAGAGCAGCAGGCGATCAAGGACGCGATCGAGCGGATCTGCGGTGATTTCGGAGACGAGTACTGGCTGCAAAAGGACCGGGAGGGCGGCTTCCCGCTGGACTTCTACGATGCGCTGGCCCGCGAAGGTTGGTTGGGCATCTGTACGGCAGAGGCCCAGGGCGGCGCCGGGCTCGGGGTCACCGAGGCCGCGATCATGATGCGGTCCATCGCCGAAAGCGGCGCCGGCCTGTCTGGCGCCTCTTCCGTGCACATCAACATCTTCGGGCTGAAACCGGTCGATGTCTTCGGCACGGAAGACCAGAAGAACCGCATGGTCCGGCCGATGGCCGAAGGCCGCGAAAAGGCCTGCTTCGGCGTGACCGAGCCGAACACGGGGCTGAACACCACCCAGCTCAAACTGCGCGCCGAGCGGCGCGGCGACCGCTACGTCGTGAATGGGCAGAAGGTCTGGATATCCACCGCGCAGGTCGCCGACAACATTCTCCTGCTGGCCCGCACGACCCCGCTGGAAGAGGTCCGCCGCCCGACCGAGGGCCTGTCGATGTTCTATACGCCGATCGACCGCAACCGCATCACCGTCTCCGAAATCGAGAAGATGGGCCGCAAGGCCGTCGATTCCAACGAGCTGTTTTTCGAGGATTTCGAGATACCGGAAAGCGATCGTATCGGGGAGGAGGGCGAAGGCTTCCGATACATCCTCGACGGCATGAACCCCGAGCGGATCCTGATCGCCGCCGAGGCGATCGGGCTGGGCTTCGCCGCGCTGGCAAAGGCCACCGCCTATGCGTGCGATCGCAATGTCTTCAACAGGCCGATCGGGAAGAACCAGGCGATCCAGCACCCCTTGGCCGTTTGCCGGTCCGAACTTGAGGCGGCGTGGCTGGTGACCCTCAAGGCCGCCTGGGAATATGACCACGACCTGCCGTGCGGGGCCGCGGCCAACATGGCGAAGTACCTGGCCGGCGAGGCCGGGTTCAATGCCTGCCAGCAGGCGGTGATGACCCATGGCGGCTTCGGCTACGCGAAAGAGTACCATGTCGAACGCTACCTCCGCGAAAGCCTGATTCCGCGCATCGCCCCCGTCTCGCCCCAACTCGCTCTTTGCTACATTGCCGAGCGCGTGCTCGGTCTGCCAAAGTCGTACTGA
- a CDS encoding CaiB/BaiF CoA transferase family protein, which translates to MGPLDGLRILDMTTVLMGPYATQILGDYGADVIKVEAPSGDLIRQIGPKRHEGMGPLFMNTNRSKRSVALDLKHPSGRESLMRLVEKADVLITNIRPKAMARLGLSWDALEPQNPRLIYAALVGFDQRGPYAARPAYDDLIQGGACIAHSFIRAGQQPSYVPAAIADRIVGMSAVNAILSAVIERTRSGHGQRVEVPMFETMLSMILGDHLGGLTFEPPMDEGGYSRHLSPDRRPYQTKDGYVCALIYNDGHWERFYRELGQPEMPAADPRFASFNARMAHIDEVYAELGRIMVTRTTREWLDLFDRADVPAMPMHSFKSVLEDPHLAATGFFQDVDHPTEGPMRQMAVPTTFSRTGAKPERLAPQLGADGPAVLAEAGFDPKEIAALVDAGVLTLPKEA; encoded by the coding sequence ATGGGACCACTGGACGGATTGAGAATCCTCGACATGACGACGGTTCTGATGGGCCCGTACGCCACCCAGATCCTGGGCGACTACGGGGCCGACGTGATCAAGGTCGAGGCCCCATCCGGTGACCTGATCCGGCAGATCGGCCCCAAGCGGCACGAAGGCATGGGCCCTCTGTTCATGAATACGAACCGCTCCAAGCGCAGCGTGGCGCTTGACCTCAAGCACCCGTCGGGGCGCGAGTCCCTGATGCGTCTGGTCGAGAAGGCAGACGTCCTGATCACCAATATACGGCCCAAGGCGATGGCACGGCTCGGGTTGAGCTGGGACGCGCTCGAGCCACAGAATCCCCGGTTGATCTACGCGGCGCTGGTGGGCTTTGACCAGCGCGGCCCCTACGCCGCGCGCCCCGCCTATGATGACCTGATCCAGGGTGGCGCCTGTATCGCTCACAGCTTCATCCGCGCCGGTCAGCAGCCCTCCTACGTTCCCGCGGCAATCGCGGATCGCATCGTCGGGATGTCGGCGGTGAACGCCATCCTGTCAGCGGTGATCGAGCGCACGCGCTCAGGCCACGGCCAGCGGGTCGAGGTGCCGATGTTCGAAACCATGCTCTCGATGATCCTCGGGGATCACCTGGGCGGCCTCACCTTTGAACCCCCGATGGACGAAGGCGGATATTCCCGCCACCTGTCACCCGACCGCCGCCCGTACCAGACGAAAGATGGCTATGTCTGCGCCCTGATCTACAACGATGGCCATTGGGAGCGGTTCTACCGCGAACTCGGCCAACCCGAGATGCCCGCTGCCGATCCCCGGTTCGCCTCCTTCAACGCGCGCATGGCCCATATCGACGAGGTCTATGCCGAGCTCGGGCGCATCATGGTCACCCGCACCACCCGGGAATGGCTCGACCTGTTCGACCGTGCCGACGTGCCGGCCATGCCCATGCACTCGTTCAAATCGGTACTGGAAGACCCCCACCTTGCCGCCACCGGCTTCTTCCAGGATGTCGACCATCCCACCGAGGGCCCCATGCGCCAGATGGCCGTCCCGACAACCTTTTCGCGCACCGGCGCAAAGCCCGAGCGCCTGGCGCCGCAACTGGGCGCCGACGGCCCCGCCGTGCTGGCCGAAGCCGGGTTTGATCCGAAAGAGATCGCGGCGCTTGTCGACGCCGGCGTGCTGACCCTGCCCAAGGAGGCTTGA
- a CDS encoding carboxymuconolactone decarboxylase family protein, which yields MTDRLETGRAILRQTMGDEYYEARASGRNDFNGHYRDLIDGYCFGEGWAGGPLTPRDCSLLVITMLATTGRVPELRAHLRGALNNGCTPEEIRHAMTMVGIYAGIPAGVEGFRSAEIVLAEID from the coding sequence ATGACGGACAGGCTTGAAACGGGTCGCGCGATCCTGCGGCAGACGATGGGCGACGAGTATTACGAAGCGCGCGCGTCGGGCCGGAACGACTTCAACGGGCATTATCGTGACCTGATAGACGGCTACTGCTTCGGCGAGGGATGGGCCGGCGGCCCTCTCACCCCGCGCGACTGCAGCCTACTGGTCATCACGATGCTCGCAACAACCGGCCGGGTGCCCGAGCTCCGTGCGCATCTGCGCGGCGCGCTGAACAACGGCTGCACCCCTGAAGAGATCCGCCATGCGATGACGATGGTAGGCATCTACGCGGGCATTCCGGCCGGGGTCGAAGGATTCCGCTCCGCCGAAATAGTCCTGGCCGAGATCGACTGA
- a CDS encoding NAD(P)-dependent oxidoreductase, with amino-acid sequence MGQPTGRARQEGHRSPGSLPCLACQRRRFKLKRPAPAGHADRGLSPRRIPEMKVGFVGLGRMGNPMARRLIGAGHDLVVSDTSADALQDLAAAGATPAASLAELGAKVDIVVLSLPTPAVVEAVALGSGGLAEAGVRIIVDLSTTGPTVTQSLATRLGEKGVTLIDAPVSGGISGAEAGSLTLMTSGPRKTYDEITPLLEPIGSKVFYLGETPGAGQLMKVINNTLCAASVIAAFEGLVVGAKAGLDTDTMLDVLNASSGQSFATSVKIPQCIADRSFPMRFTTELLDKDVRLCLGEAERLGVPMPVNRLVQQMLAMGMGAGHAQQDYANVIKLYEGWAGAEVGRRNGEEI; translated from the coding sequence GTGGGCCAGCCAACTGGACGAGCGCGGCAAGAAGGGCACCGAAGTCCTGGAAGCCTTCCGTGCCTCGCTTGCCAGCGACGGCGATTCAAACTGAAAAGACCGGCCCCTGCCGGACATGCTGACAGGGGCCTTTCACCCAGGAGAATACCTGAAATGAAAGTCGGATTCGTCGGGCTGGGCCGAATGGGCAATCCCATGGCGCGGCGCTTGATCGGGGCTGGGCACGACCTCGTGGTCAGCGACACGAGCGCGGACGCGCTACAGGATCTGGCCGCAGCCGGCGCCACACCGGCCGCAAGCCTCGCCGAGCTTGGCGCAAAGGTTGACATCGTGGTCCTGAGCCTGCCCACTCCCGCCGTCGTCGAAGCCGTGGCGCTCGGATCCGGTGGATTGGCCGAGGCTGGCGTGCGCATCATCGTGGATCTTTCCACCACCGGGCCGACGGTCACGCAATCGCTCGCCACCAGGCTCGGGGAGAAGGGCGTCACCCTCATCGATGCACCGGTAAGTGGCGGCATCTCGGGCGCCGAGGCCGGTTCACTGACACTGATGACATCGGGCCCGCGCAAAACCTACGACGAGATCACGCCCCTGCTGGAACCGATCGGCAGCAAGGTATTCTATCTCGGCGAAACACCGGGGGCCGGCCAGTTGATGAAGGTCATCAACAATACGCTTTGCGCCGCCTCGGTCATCGCCGCGTTCGAGGGGCTGGTGGTCGGCGCCAAGGCCGGGCTCGACACCGACACGATGCTTGACGTGCTCAACGCCTCGAGCGGACAAAGCTTCGCCACCTCGGTGAAGATCCCGCAATGCATAGCGGACCGCAGCTTTCCAATGCGGTTCACGACCGAGCTTCTGGACAAGGACGTAAGGCTTTGCCTTGGCGAAGCGGAACGCCTCGGCGTGCCGATGCCGGTCAACAGGCTGGTCCAGCAGATGCTTGCCATGGGCATGGGCGCCGGCCACGCCCAACAGGATTATGCCAACGTTATCAAGCTTTACGAAGGATGGGCCGGAGCAGAAGTCGGCCGCAGGAACGGAGAAGAGATATGA
- the dctP gene encoding TRAP transporter substrate-binding protein, whose amino-acid sequence MNISAKWIAAACIAVSATGAVAQEVTLRIGDTFPVGHYTPENLVKVWMAGVEENAPGVSFEYFQAGQLGKAKDHLKLAQSGVLDIAYVAPSYVSDKLPMSSVAELPEAFTTACEGTWAYWKLAQPGGLLDEIEFKPNGVRVLMVMVLPPYQLYVRGNEIDGVDSFKGLKIRTTGGAKEIATVKLGGVPVQMAAPEARNGLTRGTIDALLFPTPSILPYDLATALDYATEGLNLGSFVTTYAISLDKWDTLSPEVQEAMTAASEAAIQSGCEAVDALNAADKQTITEAGVEYVTLSDADQQKISGLMAEVGTEWASQLDERGKKGTEVLEAFRASLASDGDSN is encoded by the coding sequence ATGAACATTTCGGCAAAATGGATCGCGGCCGCCTGCATCGCAGTTTCCGCGACGGGCGCTGTGGCGCAGGAGGTCACGTTGCGGATCGGGGACACCTTCCCCGTCGGTCACTACACGCCCGAGAATCTCGTCAAGGTCTGGATGGCCGGCGTCGAGGAAAACGCTCCGGGCGTATCGTTCGAGTATTTTCAGGCCGGGCAACTGGGCAAGGCCAAGGATCATCTGAAACTGGCGCAGTCCGGCGTGCTGGACATCGCCTACGTCGCGCCCTCCTATGTCAGCGACAAGCTTCCGATGTCTTCCGTGGCAGAACTGCCCGAAGCTTTCACGACAGCCTGCGAAGGCACTTGGGCCTACTGGAAACTGGCACAACCCGGCGGGCTGCTCGACGAGATCGAGTTCAAACCCAACGGCGTGCGCGTGCTGATGGTCATGGTGCTTCCCCCCTATCAGCTTTACGTGCGCGGAAACGAAATCGACGGCGTTGACAGCTTCAAGGGGCTCAAGATCCGCACGACCGGCGGCGCCAAGGAAATCGCAACGGTCAAACTGGGCGGTGTGCCGGTTCAGATGGCCGCGCCCGAAGCCCGCAACGGGCTGACCCGCGGCACCATCGACGCCTTGCTGTTTCCCACGCCCAGCATCCTGCCCTACGATCTGGCCACCGCGCTCGACTATGCCACCGAGGGCCTGAACCTCGGCTCCTTCGTGACGACCTACGCGATTTCCCTAGACAAGTGGGACACCCTGTCGCCCGAGGTACAGGAGGCGATGACTGCCGCAAGCGAGGCCGCGATCCAGTCGGGCTGCGAAGCGGTGGACGCACTGAACGCCGCCGACAAGCAGACGATCACCGAAGCGGGCGTCGAATACGTCACTCTCTCCGACGCGGACCAACAGAAAATCTCCGGCCTGATGGCCGAAGTCGGCACCGAGTGGGCCAGCCAACTGGACGAGCGCGGCAAGAAGGGCACCGAAGTCCTGGAAGCCTTCCGTGCCTCGCTTGCCAGCGACGGCGATTCAAACTGA
- a CDS encoding IclR family transcriptional regulator, whose translation MLVRRVEDVLELLEFYAEFQKPATISEVSQHFGWPRSSTFNILTTMSSRGYLYESGGKGQYYPTSRLFRVAQSINAGAPLPDAVISLLDELAEDTEETVFLAAPSGLQAVFLEVRQSPHRVRYFADVGGQIPLFATATGQAILSQLPERHVDSILRRVRFERYGPGTPMSIDEVMRSIRQSLRRGYFVSASNYSQDLGGVSVPLVIDGRAYAITVAGPLSRFEPRQLDYVKLLHDRVPAYLGTDFFSDSVKGLKPLATTE comes from the coding sequence ATGCTGGTGAGACGCGTAGAAGATGTTCTGGAATTGCTGGAGTTCTACGCCGAATTCCAGAAGCCCGCGACCATATCCGAAGTCTCGCAGCATTTCGGCTGGCCCAGGTCGAGCACGTTCAACATCCTGACGACCATGTCATCGCGCGGCTACCTGTACGAGTCCGGCGGCAAGGGCCAGTACTACCCAACGTCCCGGCTGTTTCGCGTCGCCCAATCCATCAACGCAGGCGCACCCCTGCCCGACGCGGTCATCAGCCTGCTGGACGAACTGGCCGAGGACACCGAGGAAACCGTTTTCCTGGCCGCCCCATCCGGGCTTCAGGCCGTCTTTCTCGAAGTACGCCAATCCCCGCACAGGGTACGCTACTTCGCCGATGTCGGCGGCCAGATCCCGCTATTCGCCACCGCCACGGGGCAGGCGATCCTGAGCCAGCTTCCGGAACGCCATGTCGACAGTATCTTGCGCCGCGTGCGCTTCGAGCGCTACGGGCCCGGCACCCCGATGAGCATCGACGAGGTCATGCGCTCGATCCGGCAATCCTTGCGTCGGGGCTATTTCGTGAGCGCATCGAATTACTCGCAAGACCTTGGTGGGGTATCCGTACCCCTCGTGATCGACGGGCGCGCCTACGCGATCACAGTGGCGGGCCCACTGTCACGCTTTGAACCGCGTCAGCTTGACTACGTCAAACTCCTGCACGACCGCGTACCGGCCTATCTCGGCACCGACTTCTTCAGCGACAGCGTCAAGGGGCTGAAACCGCTCGCCACCACGGAATAG
- a CDS encoding N-acyl homoserine lactonase family protein translates to MSARNKVFAIRYASRKAERSSCFLGGPADDAPVQMDYFVWAIIGEARAFVVDTGFCAPSGAKRGRVADRDPVHAIERVGLQADTVTDVIQTHLHYDHAGGLSAFPAAKFHMHARELEFAAGPLMRFDHLAQHYERAHVDTAMSLTRAGRVAIMEERVRTLAPGVELHHVGGHSDGLTCVRVMTKAGWLLLASDICHFRENLTDRRPFPVAANVVDMLRAYETAEALADGADLIIPGHDPDVMERFPAAGPKEAGIVARLDGGAEGDTTIQFLKTKKSGGNDVNT, encoded by the coding sequence TTGAGCGCCCGCAACAAGGTCTTTGCGATACGATATGCCAGCCGGAAGGCCGAGCGGTCGTCGTGTTTCCTTGGCGGGCCTGCCGATGATGCGCCTGTGCAAATGGACTATTTCGTCTGGGCGATCATCGGCGAGGCGCGAGCCTTCGTCGTGGATACAGGCTTTTGCGCCCCGTCCGGTGCGAAGCGGGGGCGGGTTGCGGACCGGGACCCGGTGCACGCGATCGAACGGGTCGGGTTGCAGGCTGATACCGTGACGGACGTCATCCAGACGCACCTGCACTATGACCACGCCGGTGGATTGTCGGCGTTTCCCGCAGCAAAATTTCATATGCATGCAAGGGAGCTGGAGTTCGCTGCAGGCCCCTTGATGCGGTTCGATCACCTCGCCCAGCATTACGAAAGGGCCCATGTCGACACCGCCATGTCCCTGACCCGTGCCGGACGTGTCGCAATCATGGAGGAGCGTGTCCGCACGCTTGCGCCGGGGGTCGAGCTGCACCACGTGGGCGGTCATTCCGACGGCCTGACCTGCGTGCGCGTCATGACCAAGGCCGGGTGGCTGCTGCTGGCATCGGACATCTGCCATTTCCGGGAGAACCTGACAGACCGGCGCCCGTTTCCGGTGGCGGCCAATGTCGTGGACATGCTGCGGGCCTATGAAACGGCCGAAGCCCTTGCAGACGGGGCGGATCTTATCATCCCCGGGCACGACCCGGACGTGATGGAGCGCTTTCCGGCCGCCGGCCCCAAAGAAGCGGGAATCGTTGCGCGGCTCGATGGGGGGGCCGAAGGAGACACCACTATCCAATTTCTGAAGACCAAAAAATCGGGAGGAAACGATGTTAACACGTAG
- a CDS encoding ABC transporter substrate-binding protein: MLTRRDFSLAALAAGVAAPSLLRAAEPLKIGWITVLTGPSSAPGHGYQRGMEFAVKKLNEAGGIAGRPIEIVLRDTAGDPAKAVNAVTELGARTKVDLIWGPSSSGESLASTAVMQRYGIPNLIPGFLDALITPETSNIFRLAPKQSQLELAITDYIGNRLGVTDVAVISDIAGYGLAAAEAQVTSLEAAGANVVYRAQIDPAQPDVTPDVSRAIEAGAKALVPWTVNAGLMARLMNTRATLGWDAPIVGHSALGSGEVQKLLDKPENWENVYSVGFRNCSYQSDGKLPDFTADFVEEFKQSGELSDTLLFWVATGRDAVMSFAQAVEAAGSTDADQVNAAMVSASPFEGAMANWRFTADNHNGLADGDVVMVKANSFSDGAFTLAPGYS, from the coding sequence ATGTTAACACGTAGAGATTTCTCGCTGGCCGCACTGGCGGCCGGGGTTGCGGCCCCCAGCCTTCTCCGGGCGGCGGAGCCGCTGAAGATCGGCTGGATCACCGTTTTGACCGGGCCAAGTTCGGCGCCGGGCCACGGCTATCAGCGCGGTATGGAATTCGCGGTGAAGAAACTGAACGAGGCGGGCGGGATCGCCGGGCGGCCCATAGAGATCGTTCTGCGGGACACGGCCGGAGACCCGGCCAAGGCCGTCAACGCGGTGACCGAACTTGGCGCGCGCACCAAGGTCGATCTGATCTGGGGGCCAAGCAGCTCTGGCGAATCCCTTGCGTCGACCGCCGTGATGCAACGGTATGGCATTCCAAACCTGATCCCGGGCTTCCTCGACGCGCTGATCACGCCGGAGACGTCGAACATCTTCCGCCTCGCGCCGAAACAGAGCCAGCTCGAACTGGCGATCACCGATTACATTGGCAATCGCCTGGGCGTGACGGATGTGGCCGTGATCAGCGACATCGCCGGGTATGGACTTGCGGCGGCGGAGGCACAGGTTACCTCGCTCGAAGCGGCGGGGGCGAATGTCGTTTACCGCGCGCAGATCGACCCGGCGCAGCCCGATGTGACGCCGGATGTATCACGCGCCATCGAAGCCGGCGCCAAGGCCCTGGTTCCGTGGACCGTGAATGCCGGGTTGATGGCGCGGCTCATGAATACACGGGCCACTCTGGGCTGGGATGCGCCAATCGTCGGTCATTCCGCGCTTGGTTCGGGCGAAGTGCAGAAGCTGCTGGACAAGCCGGAGAACTGGGAAAACGTCTACTCGGTGGGGTTCCGCAATTGCAGCTATCAGAGCGATGGCAAGCTGCCTGACTTCACGGCCGACTTCGTCGAGGAATTCAAGCAGTCCGGAGAGCTTTCCGATACGTTGCTGTTCTGGGTCGCCACCGGCCGCGATGCGGTCATGTCCTTCGCGCAGGCCGTTGAAGCTGCCGGCAGCACCGATGCCGATCAGGTCAATGCCGCCATGGTCAGCGCCAGCCCGTTCGAGGGCGCGATGGCAAACTGGCGTTTTACGGCCGACAATCACAACGGTCTTGCAGACGGCGATGTCGTTATGGTCAAGGCGAATTCCTTCAGCGACGGCGCCTTTACCCTCGCGCCCGGCTATTCGTGA
- a CDS encoding branched-chain amino acid ABC transporter permease, with translation MSILVSGLALGSVYATIGISYNTMFQASRVMSFTAGQVGMLGGVLGAAFMLHGLPPFLSLVATLLCCAVVGLIVEFVAVRPVLARIDQHLYVVSTLAFAIVIQQLVAILWSTEPQPFPRLLGEGTGLADEKYWLPMVACAFVFVGLHLLLSYTLTGRAFLAVAEDTYLARALGLPERGLRMASFALAGAIGGLIGFASGQLLLAFFANGAMLIVFGFIPVALGGLGSATGALIAGLALGLLQQTANFLVGGVFSSIVVFSVFILAMLLRPNGLFGDTRERLV, from the coding sequence ATGTCCATTCTTGTTTCGGGGCTCGCGCTCGGATCTGTCTACGCGACGATCGGGATCAGCTACAACACCATGTTCCAGGCCTCGCGCGTGATGAGCTTCACGGCAGGGCAGGTGGGTATGCTGGGCGGCGTCCTCGGGGCTGCGTTCATGCTGCATGGCCTGCCGCCCTTCCTCAGCCTCGTGGCGACATTGCTGTGTTGCGCGGTTGTCGGGCTCATCGTCGAGTTCGTCGCCGTGCGGCCCGTGCTGGCCCGGATCGACCAGCATCTCTATGTCGTGTCGACGCTGGCCTTCGCGATCGTGATCCAGCAACTTGTCGCGATCTTGTGGAGTACGGAGCCTCAGCCCTTCCCCCGTCTTTTGGGCGAGGGAACCGGGCTGGCGGACGAAAAATACTGGTTGCCCATGGTCGCCTGTGCGTTCGTCTTCGTCGGGCTGCACCTGCTGCTGTCGTACACGCTGACCGGGCGCGCCTTTCTGGCCGTGGCCGAGGACACGTACCTGGCCCGGGCGCTGGGCCTGCCGGAGCGTGGTTTGCGAATGGCAAGTTTTGCCCTTGCCGGTGCCATCGGCGGGCTGATCGGTTTTGCCAGTGGCCAACTGCTTCTGGCGTTCTTTGCCAATGGCGCGATGCTGATCGTGTTCGGCTTCATTCCCGTGGCACTTGGCGGTTTGGGAAGCGCGACCGGGGCGTTGATTGCCGGGTTGGCGCTTGGGCTGTTGCAGCAAACGGCGAATTTCCTGGTCGGCGGGGTGTTTTCCAGCATCGTTGTCTTCTCGGTCTTCATTCTCGCCATGCTTCTGAGACCTAACGGACTGTTCGGCGACACACGCGAAAGGCTCGTCTGA
- a CDS encoding branched-chain amino acid ABC transporter ATP-binding protein/permease: MDTTRPAAPAFAFNSVMAIAGVAVLAALVSLPVWGDDYFVVIGTRILVYWCLISGLNLVVGFAGQLAIGYVAVLAVGGYTASALCFHLGLDPFLSMAAAAALCALAGLIVGIPALRLRTFYFAVATLGAAQIVTQIAFSWTSVTGGGIGIPGPMFPGALGSVSGLYYVCMVAAILCTWLTTNLAFSRYGRELVALRDAGVAAASCGLSNRRSLVPVLIFAGALAGVAGTLYASVQTYITPEAFNFDLSLLFFVAILVGGRGTVLGPALATVILTILPELSVDLAAWSTLIHAALLLGITLLVPGGIGEGLRKLTEPPLPESRVIRIRPELARDHDRTEKAPLEASEISISFGGLKAVDAVSLSVVPGEVHGLIGPNGSGKTTTLNVICGFNTASEGAVRIGSDLLAGGVPQEAAAKGIARTFQTPKVVGEATVLQNVLIGAQSPSTGFVSAALGLPAQRQDERAMRERGMVALRTVGLDAFADLSCERLQHSELRFLEIARALMMEPRFLLLDEPAAGLSRDEIERLDELIAHLARDAGIGVLMVEHHADLIFKVCDRITVLNFGAVLASGTADEVRTNKEVQNAYLGTG; the protein is encoded by the coding sequence ATGGATACGACCCGACCGGCTGCGCCGGCTTTCGCCTTCAATTCGGTGATGGCGATCGCGGGTGTTGCCGTGCTTGCGGCGCTGGTCTCGCTTCCAGTTTGGGGTGATGACTATTTCGTCGTGATTGGCACGCGCATCCTTGTCTACTGGTGTCTGATCAGCGGTCTGAACCTCGTGGTCGGGTTTGCCGGGCAACTGGCCATTGGCTATGTCGCGGTTCTGGCGGTGGGCGGGTACACGGCGAGCGCGCTGTGTTTCCATCTCGGGCTCGATCCGTTCCTGTCGATGGCGGCAGCCGCGGCCCTTTGCGCGCTGGCCGGGCTGATTGTCGGGATACCTGCGCTCCGGTTGCGAACCTTCTACTTTGCCGTGGCAACGCTCGGGGCTGCACAAATCGTGACCCAGATCGCGTTTTCATGGACCAGCGTCACGGGCGGCGGGATCGGTATTCCCGGCCCGATGTTTCCGGGGGCGCTGGGGTCGGTGAGCGGGCTGTATTACGTGTGCATGGTGGCGGCGATCCTCTGTACGTGGCTGACGACCAACCTTGCCTTCAGCCGCTACGGGAGAGAACTGGTTGCGTTGCGCGATGCGGGTGTCGCGGCTGCATCCTGCGGGCTGTCAAACCGGCGCTCGCTGGTGCCGGTGCTGATCTTCGCAGGCGCGCTTGCCGGGGTCGCGGGTACGCTTTACGCATCCGTGCAGACATACATCACCCCGGAAGCGTTCAATTTCGACCTGTCACTGCTGTTCTTCGTCGCCATCCTGGTCGGAGGGCGCGGTACAGTTCTGGGGCCGGCGCTGGCGACCGTGATCCTGACAATCCTGCCAGAGCTGTCGGTCGATCTGGCGGCGTGGTCGACACTGATCCACGCGGCGCTGTTGCTGGGCATTACCCTTCTGGTTCCCGGGGGTATCGGCGAGGGCCTGCGCAAGCTTACCGAGCCCCCGTTGCCCGAAAGCCGGGTCATCCGCATTCGGCCGGAGCTGGCGCGTGACCATGACCGCACTGAAAAGGCGCCGCTTGAGGCCAGTGAGATCAGCATCAGTTTTGGCGGGCTGAAAGCCGTGGACGCGGTGTCGCTGTCGGTGGTGCCGGGGGAAGTGCACGGATTGATCGGCCCCAATGGCAGCGGAAAGACCACGACGCTGAATGTCATCTGCGGCTTCAACACGGCCTCGGAAGGGGCCGTGCGCATCGGTTCGGACCTTCTGGCCGGCGGCGTACCGCAAGAGGCCGCGGCGAAAGGGATCGCGCGGACATTCCAGACGCCGAAGGTGGTCGGCGAGGCAACCGTGCTGCAGAACGTCCTGATCGGCGCGCAATCTCCGTCCACCGGATTTGTCAGCGCGGCGCTTGGCCTTCCTGCACAGCGACAGGACGAGCGCGCCATGCGCGAGCGCGGTATGGTCGCGTTGCGCACTGTCGGGCTGGACGCCTTTGCGGATCTGTCCTGCGAAAGGCTGCAGCACAGCGAATTGCGGTTTCTGGAAATTGCACGCGCCCTGATGATGGAACCGCGGTTTCTTTTGCTGGATGAGCCGGCGGCCGGCCTGAGCCGGGACGAGATCGAGCGGCTCGACGAGCTTATCGCCCACCTGGCCCGTGATGCCGGCATCGGTGTTCTGATGGTGGAGCATCATGCCGACCTGATCTTCAAGGTCTGTGACAGGATCACGGTGCTTAACTTTGGCGCTGTGCTCGCATCCGGTACGGCGGACGAGGTGCGCACAAACAAGGAGGTGCAGAATGCATATCTCGGCACCGGCTGA